The DNA region CAAACCTGGAGAAATTACAAAGAAAGTCCAGGTCAGTGCATTTTATGGAATGTCCAAGTCATTCTTTCATGTTCACATTTAATTTTCACCATTTTATGGATTCTAATTCGTTGATATTGTTTCCTGCAGTGGTTTGAAAAGTTTACTCAAGTTGACGAGGTCATACCAGTGAGTGCCAAATTTGGTCATGGCGTAGAAGACATTAAGGACTGGATATTATCCAAACTCCCTCTTGGGCCTGCTTATTATCCAAAGGTACTTTTACCAATTATATAGATCGAGTTTTTTAATCGGTTAGACTTGGAAATTCTCATTTCACATATGGTTATTGGCTAAATCGCTAATTATGAATTTATGATCCAGGATATTGTTAGCGAGCACCCGGAAAGATTCTTTGTTTCTGAAATCGTCAGAGAGAAGATTTTTATGCAATATCGTGATGAAGTCCCGTATGCATGTCAGGTAAACTATATAAACACTTAACTTTTGTATAGTCAAAAGTCATAGATAGATAAAAGCTGGTCAATGAAAATATCTTCAATCTTGGCAGGTCAATGTGATAAGCTACAAAACTAGACCGACTGCAAAAGATTTTATACAAGTAGAGATTCTTGTAGAGAAAAATTCTCAGAAAATCATTCTCATTGGCAAGGTaacgtatatataaattatttaatgTCTTCAAATTTGATTTTTTCTCTGCTATTTTAGATGTTCTTgtgtaccatttttattattacagCAAGGAAAAGCTTTGAAAACACTAGCAACAGCAGCTCGACTCGACATAGAAGATTTCTTGCAGAAGAAAGTCTTTCTTGAGGTACACGCTTCCCTTTTTTCTAAAATTACTTGCTTcatgtttattattattgttattagctaTAATCGAACATTTAAATGTGAGATGTTGAGTATGACTCGTATATATGCTTATGAAAAACGTTTCCGTTGGAACAGATTGAAGTTAAAGTAAAGAGAATTGGCGGCAAGACGAAGGACTTCTTAATCGCTTTGGTTATGGGGGACAAATCAAAGCACAGTTTTGAATAGGCCTTTTTTTTTTTCCCCTTATCCAATGTCCACTGTTTTGTGAATGATGATGAGGAGAAATTATTACTTAATATGTTATTTTTAAGTATTTAATTTAAATTTGATAATTGTATTATTTCGTAAGCCCATATAATTATGTGCCAAAACCCGAATTGAAAAGAAAAACTAACTTGAATTGCTGAACTAACGTTTGTGATGGCGGCCAGAGTGGTGGTTTGGCCAGAATTTGATCGGAGATGCCAAACGAGCAAAAACTGTGAGACTGTTTTGCGGGCAGAAAACAAGGTTCGAGTTTGGAGGTCGATTACAGGCGGAATATGGATCAGAAAAGggtcaaatttgattctaaaatgaaGAGCAAGATGTCTTCTTCCTAACAAGACCAACTTGAGAATTTTCTAATGAGCGGTTTGTGAAATATGAGCGTTGCAAGAAAACTGTGCAGGAATGTAATAGCTGTTTTGGTGTAAAATCTCGACGACGGAAGTGGGTTCAATTCGAATCAGAATTGAACGAAAACAAAGGGAAAAATGTAGCTCAAGATGTCTAGTTTTCTGTGGATTTCGAATCACTCAAATCGGAAATAAATTGAAGGATAAATCGACGTTTTAGTGGAAGGAGGTCAAACTGGACGGATAGAAACGGTGACGAGTTTCACATTTAATCCACAAACTTAGACGATTTTCAGATTTAATCTACAAGCTTAGAGTGTTTCAGGTAAACGGAACATTTTCAACAAGCCTACAACTCGGATGGTAAATTCTCAACAAGGCTACAATTCGAAATAGTCTCAACGCGCCTACAAATGGAATGGTAAACTCTCTTGGATTGGTATACTCTCAACAAGCCTAAAACTCAGAACTGTCTCAACAAGCCCCACAACAAGGAATGGAAAACTCCCAAAAAGGGACCAACTCGGAACAGTAAGCTCCCCACGAGCCTACAACTCGGAATGCTAAACTTGAACAAACCTACAACTCGGAACAGTCCAACAAGCCTACAGCTCGGAAATATTTT from Rutidosis leptorrhynchoides isolate AG116_Rl617_1_P2 unplaced genomic scaffold, CSIRO_AGI_Rlap_v1 contig46, whole genome shotgun sequence includes:
- the LOC139883832 gene encoding GTPase ERA-like, chloroplastic; translation: PGEITKKVQWFEKFTQVDEVIPVSAKFGHGVEDIKDWILSKLPLGPAYYPKDIVSEHPERFFVSEIVREKIFMQYRDEVPYACQVNVISYKTRPTAKDFIQVEILVEKNSQKIILIGKQGKALKTLATAARLDIEDFLQKKVFLEVHASLFSKITCFIKENWRQDEGLLNRFGYGGQIKAQF